A window of the Candidatus Zixiibacteriota bacterium genome harbors these coding sequences:
- a CDS encoding DUF4266 domain-containing protein codes for MKRKNDIGIVLAVLAATLMAGCSHAGVEVWEREVLAKPEMQFDHRAHDLTIDDHIYFSKEAASGGRGFGGGGCGCN; via the coding sequence ATGAAGCGGAAAAACGACATCGGAATTGTGCTGGCAGTGCTGGCAGCAACGCTGATGGCGGGTTGCAGTCACGCCGGGGTTGAAGTGTGGGAGCGGGAGGTGCTGGCGAAGCCGGAGATGCAGTTCGACCACCGGGCGCATGATTTGACGATAGACGACCACATTTACTTCAGTAAAGAGGCTGCCAGCGGAGGCCGCGGCTTCGGCGGCGGCGGTTGCGGGTGCAATTGA